One Arvicanthis niloticus isolate mArvNil1 chromosome 13, mArvNil1.pat.X, whole genome shotgun sequence genomic window carries:
- the Parp10 gene encoding protein mono-ADP-ribosyltransferase PARP10 gives MAEVEAGAALELRGLPPEIPDELLTLYFENHRRSGGGPLLSWQRLGSGGILIFQDPADAKRVLAQAEHQLQGVRLSLRLAPPRAPERVLLQQLPPGTSPLSLEQHVQALLCAAGHPVETCHVLASPRQDCALVQLSVPLSEAEVCALAEQARNLPLNGATVSLAWVPQTRAVRVVDSVAPLDLLLLELYLENERRSGGGPLDGLRSLPGQLGTVVSFQQWQVAERVLKQKHWLQGSELSLVPHYDVLEPEVLAEGIGGGDYSPVQESGVTDHAPTEAGGLAGALTMAVGSGEAPVQLGTLLRAGPVGAPGQVMPVDSGSVRSLDQEEPINPGTMGSPEHTGFINQGIMGSASSVDPVESFTELPEQVGSMTSESVSVQEQEGLGEVATGSPGQEELMALVGTAMESVGTGLERPGYGEMQKQEGLVEMVMSMEPGAMRFLQLYYEDLLASLEDVALFPLEGVDVTGFRLCGARAPCQAAQELLQSLLGSLSCHMLSVKHPGSARFLLGVEGQHLLHSLETQFQCVFGTEHLASATLDIDPERTDPTEALQVLHGHSSVIGQENVRLEEVRELLATLEGLHGEDREPLEMEKETPVEPEDTALEQEEIPALEAVEEPMALSPRVPGQLEEEATLQLAIHRSLESQSQVADQQEANALRRAMALSLLEAEEPLGEDTGDRAQLVVHTSFEQDIDELNQALSNALEVHLREETVSLQGRMLPPELGARLERCHDVSATIDGDHIVLRGFGVQPARAARHLAALLVGPWDQNLTFPLEASKNNLFEQGLKEPLGRLEPLEENSKEFQDVVQAFYNTLDAAHSRICIVRVERVSHPLLQQQYQLHRERLMQCCQQRPVEQVLYHGTSESAVLDICAHGFNRSFCGRNGTLYGQGVYFAKRASLSVLDRYSPPNAEGHKAVFVAQVLTGDYGQGSRGLKAPPLRASGQVLRYDSAVDCLHQPRIFVIFHDTQALPTHLITCKNILLGTP, from the exons atggcagaggtggaggcaggggcagcCTTGGAGCTCCGGGGACTGCCCCCTGAAATACCAGATGAGCTGCTTACTCTGTACTTTGAGAACCACCGTCGCTCTGGTGGAGGACCTCTGTTGAGCTGGCAGAGACTTGGCTCTGGGGGTATTCTCATCTTTCAAGATCCTGCAG ATGCAAAGAGGGTCTTAGCCCAGGCAGAGCACCAACTACAAGGGGTGCGACTGAGCCTCAGGCTAGCCCCACCGCGTGCCCCTGAACGTGTGCTTCTCCAACAACTGCCACCTGGCACTTCACCTCTGAGCCTGGAGCAACATGTTCAGGCCTTGCTGTGTGCTGCAGGGCACCCTGTGGAGACTTGCCATGTCCTGGCCAGTCCTCGGCAGGACTGTGCCCTGGTCCAGTTATCCGTGCCCCTTTCTGAGGCAG AGGTCTGTGCCCTGGCCGAACAGGCCCGGAATCTGCCCCTGAATGGAGCCACCGTGTCCTTGGCCTGGGTGCCCCAGACCCGAGCAGTACGTGTGGTGGACAGCGTTGCTCCTTTGGACCTCTTACTGCTGGAGCTCTACCTGGAAAATGAGCGTCGCAGTGGTGGGGGACCCTTGGATGGTCTGCGCAGTCTCCCTGGGCAACTGGGCACTGTTGTCTCCTTTCAGCAGTGGCAGG tgGCTGAACGGGTGCTGAAACAGAAACACTGGCTGCAGGGCTCTGAGTTGAGCCTTGTCCCCCACTATGATGTCTTAGAGCCAGAGGTGCTTGCTGAGGGCATCGGTGGGGGGGATTATTCACCTGTGCAAGAATCTGGAGTCACTGATCATGCTCCTACAGAAGCTGGAGGGCTGGCCGGGGCTCTGACTATGGCTGTGGGCTCTGGGGAGGCACCAGTACAATTAGGAACCCTTCTAAGGGCAGGTCCAGTAGGAGCTCCAGGACAAGTTATGCCAGTTGACTCAGGATCTGTGAGGTCTCTGGATCAAGAGGAGCCTATAAATCCAGGAACTATGGGATCTCCAGAGCACACTGGTTTCATAAACCAGGGGATTATGGGCTCTGCAAGCTCAGTAGATCCAGTAGAAAGTTTTACAGAGCTCCCAGAGCAAGTAGGATCCATGACCTCAGAGTCAGTGAGTGTTCAAGAGCAAGAGGGCCTGGGGGAAGTTGCCACAGGCTCACCAGGGCAGGAGGAGCTAATGGCTCTAGTGGGGACGGCCATGGAGTCTGTAGGGACGGGGCTGGAGCGCCCTGGATATGGAGAGATGCAGAAGCAAGAGGGCCTGGTGGAAATGGTGATGTCAATGGAACCAGGGGCCATGCGCTTCCTGCAGCTTTACTATGAGGACCTTCTTGCCAGCCTGGAAGATGTTGCCCTTTTCCCACTTGAAGGAGTGGATGTGACTGGCTTTCGG CTTTGTGGAGCCAGGGCCCCCTGCCAGGCAGCCCAAGAGTTGCTGCAAAGTCTGTTGGGCAGCCTTAGCTGTCACATGCTGAGCGTGAAGCACCCGGGCAGTGCCAGGTTCCTGCTGGGTGTGGAGGGGCAGCACCTTCTTCACAGCCTGGAGACTCAGTTCCAGTGTGTCTTCGGGACAGAACATCTGGCCAGCGCCACCCTGGACATAGACCCTGAAAGG ACAGATCCCACTGAGGCCCTCCAAGTCCTCCACGGCCACAGTTCGGTCATCGGTCAGGAGAATGTGAGACTGG AGGAAGTCCGAGAGCTGTTGGCTACCCTGGAGGGCCTACATGGGGAAGACAGGGAGCCTctagagatggagaaggagacaCCTGTGGAGCCAGAAGACACTGCCCTAGAGCAGGAGGAAATCCCTGCACTTGAGGCTGTGGAGGAGCCTATGGCCCTAAGCCCCAGGGTACCTGGGCAGTTAGAAGAAGAAGCCACACTGCAGCTGGCTATCCACCGGTCCTTGGAGTCTCAAAGCCAGGTGGCTGATCAGCAGGAGGCTAATGCACTAAGGCGAGCCATGGCCCTCTCCCTGTTAGAAGCAGAAGAGCCCCTGGGTGAGGACACTGGGGACAGGGCCCAGCTGGTGGTGCACACATCCTTTGAGCAGGATATAGATGAATTGAACCAGGCATTATCAAATGCCTTGGAGGTACACCTTCGGGAGGAGACAGTGAGTCTCCAGGGGCGTATGCTGCCCCCAGAGCTTGGGGCTCGTCTGGAGAGATGTCATGATGTAAGTGCTACCATCGATGGCGACCACATTGTCCTCCGAGGCTTTGGGGTCCAGCCTGCCCGTGCGGCTCGCCACTTAGCTGCTCTGCTTGTTGGCCCCTGGGACCAGAATTTGACCTTTCCTTTGGAGGCCTCAAAAAACAACT TGTTTGAGCAGGGGCTGAAAGAACCCTTGGGCAGGCTGGAGCCCCTGGAAGAGAATTCCAAGGAGTTCCAAGATGTGGTGCAGGCCTTCTATAACACCCTGGATGCTGCCCACAGCAGGATCTGCATTGTTCGA GTAGAACGTGTGTCACACCCTCTGCTGCAACAACAGTACCAGCTGCATCGGGAGCGCTTGATGCAATGCTGCCAGCAACGCCCTGTGGAGCAGGTCCTCTACCACGGCACGTCAGAGTCTGCAGTGCTCGACATCTGCGCACACGGCTTCAACCGCAGTTTTTGTGGACGAAACG GCACACTCTACGGACAGGGCGTGTACTTCGCCAAGCGTGCCTCTCTGTCGGTACTGGATCGATACTCGCCTCCCAACGCAGAAGGCCACAAGGCAGTGTTTGTGGCACAGGTGCTGACCGGTGACTATGGACAGGGCTCCCGTGGTCTGAAGGCACCTCCTTTGAGGGCCTCTGGTCAGGTGCTTCGCTACGACAGCGCCGTGGACTGCCTCCACCAGCCTAGAATCTTTGTCATCTTTCACGACACCCAAGCTTTACCCACGCATCTAATCACCTGCAAAAACATACTCCTAGGTACCCCCTAA
- the Grina gene encoding protein lifeguard 1 — MSHEKSFLVSGDSYPPPNPGYPVGPQAPMPPYVQPPYPGAPYPQAPFQPSPYGQPGYPHGPGPYPQGPGPYPQGPYPQGGYPQGPYPQSPFPPNPYGQPPPFQDPGSPQHGNYQEEGPPSYYDNQDFHAVNWDKSIRQAFIRKVFLVLTLQLLVTLSTVAVFTFVGEVKGFVRENVWTYYVSYAIFFISLIVLSCCGDFRRKHPWNLVALSILTVSLSYMVGMIASFYNTEAVIMAVGITTAVCFTVVIFSMQTRYDFTSCMGVLLVSVVVLFIFAILCIFIRNRILEIVYASLGALLFTCFLAVDTQLLLGNKQLSLSPEEYVFAALNLYTDIINIFLYILTIIGRAKE; from the exons ATGTCCCATGAAAAGAGTTTCTTGGTGTCTGGGGACAGCTATCCTCCCCCAAACCCTGGCTATCCTGTGGGACCCCAAGCCCCTATGCCTCCCTATGTTCAGCCTCCCTACCCTGGGGCCCCATATCCACAGGCCCCTTTCCAGCCCTCTCCCTATGGTCAACCAGGGTATCCCCATGGTCCCGGCCCCTATCCACAAGGTCCCGGCCCCTACCCTCAAGGACCCTACCCTCAAGGAGGCTACCCACAGGGGCCATACCCACAGAGCCCCTTCCCCCCTAACCCCTATGGACAGCCACCACCTTTCCAGGACCCTGGCT CACCTCAGCATGGGAACTACCAGGAGGAAGGGCCTCCATCCTACTATGACAACCAGGACTTCCATGCTGTCAACTGGGACAAGAGCATTCGCCAGGCCTTCATTAGAAAG GTGTTCCTGGTGCTGACCCTGCAGCTGTTGGTGACCCTGTCGACTGTGGCCGTTTTCACTTTTGTTGGGGAGGTGAAGGGCTTTGTCCGGGAGAATGTCTGGACCTACTATGTCTCCTACGCCATCTTCTTCATCTCCCTCATTGTCCTCAGCTGTTGTGGGGACTTCCGGCGAAAGCATCCCTGGAACCTCGTTGCTCTG TCCATCCTGACTGTCAGCTTGTCCTACATGGTGGGCATGATAGCCAGCTTTTACAACACGGAGGCAGTCATCATGGCCGTGGGCATCACCACAGCGGTCTGCTTCACGGTGGTCATCTTCTCCATGCAG acCCGCTACGACTTCACCTCATGCATGGGCGTGCTCTTGGTGAGTGTGGTGGTGCTCTTCATCTTCGCCATACTCTGCATCTTCATCCGGAACCGCATCCTGGAGATCGTGTACGCCTCGCTGGGCGCTCTGCTCTTCACCTGC TTCCTGGCAGTGGacacccagctgcttctgggGAACAAGCAGCTGTCCCTGAGCCCAGAAGAATATGTGTTTGCGGCCCTGAATCTGTACACCGACATCATCAACATCTTCCTGTATATTCTCACCATCATTGGCCGTGCCAAGGAGTAG